A region of the Chryseobacterium gotjawalense genome:
CGATGGGACAACCAATGAACAAAATCACCAACCGAAATCGAAAAACCAAAAGCGGCTATGCTCAGACAAGCTCACTTTACCAAGCTCAAAACTGCAATGGTTGCCCGCTGCGAGGGACTTGCCATAAAGCCCAGGGAAACAGAGTAATAGAACGGAACCAAAATTTAGAACGGCATAAGGACAGAGTTCGGGAAAATCTCTTAAGTGAACTAGGTGAAATAAAACGCAGACAACGCACTGCCGATGTAGAGCCTGTATTCGCGCATATCAAATCCAACCGGAACTTCAAGCGTTTTACGCACATCGGAATAGAAAAAGCAGAACTGGAGTTCGGATTACACGCTTTAGCACATAATCTAAGAAAGAAAAGTGCTTAAATGGAGCACTTTTTTAGACTATTCTGAAAAACCACATTATCATCTAAAAATTTAACGTCTTAAAAAAGAAAATTAAAAACCGCCTCAAATTTTATTTTGAGACGGCTTCTTTAATTTCTTTGTTGCTTAATAAATAGAGTTATTTAATAAAACTCGATTTGTTTACAAATCTCCACCGTGATTTTCCAGTTGTCCTTCCCATTTCGAAACTGCAGAAGTTGCTAAAGCATTTCCTAAAACATTGGTCATACTTCTTCCCATATCGCAGAAATGGTCAATAGGTAAAATCAAAGCAATTCCTTCCGGTGGAATTCCAAACATGGTACAGGTTGCTACAATGATTACCAGACTCGCCCTTGGAACTCCCGCGATTCCCTTGGAGGTTAACATTAAAACCAAAAGCATAATGACCTGTTGTCCTAAAGTCATATCAATCCCGTAAATCTGAGCGATAAAAATTGCTGCGAATGTCATATACATCATACTCCCATCCAGATTAAAGGAATAACCTAAAGGTAAAATGAACGATACAATTCTATTATTACATCCGAATCTTTCGAGTTCTTCAACCAATTTTGGGAAAACCGCTTCTGAACTTGTTGTAGAAAATGCGATCAATAACGGTTCTTTGATTCTCCTTAATAATTCGAATAACCGATTTCCCAAAATCATATACCCTACGATACAAAGCACCAACCACAAGATTGCCAAAGCAAAGAAGAAATCCCGGAGATAAATCGCATATACCTTGAATATATCAAATCCGTTGGTAGCAACAACCGCAGCAATTGCACCTAATACTCCAAGCGGCGCAAACCACATGATGTATCCCACCATCTTTAAAATAGCGTGGGCACAAATATCCAAACCTCTAACAATAGGTTTTGTATATTCTTCGCCCATATTGGCTAATGCAACGCCGAACATAATAGAGAATACTACGATTTGCAAAACCTCATTGGTCGCAAAAGCTTCGAATAAACTTTTCGGAATAATATGAGTCACAAACTGCTCCATAGAAAGACCCTGACTGTGTGCAACCATTTCGCCGGCGGCATCTGCAGCAGGTTTAGGAAGCTGCATTACACGGCCTGGCTCTAACCAGTTCACGAAAATCAACCCAATCATTAAAGAGACTAATGAAGCAGTAATAAACCAAAGCATGGCTTTGGTTCCTACCCGCCCGATCATCTTGACATCGCTCATCTTGGCAATTCCTACGACCAAGGTGGTAAATACCAGGGGCGCAATAATCATCTGCACCAAACGGATAAAGACGGTTCCAAGAAGTTTTATGTTTTTTGAAAATCCTTCGGAACTCTCAGGATATCGCGTATGCACGACGCCACCCATGATTACACCT
Encoded here:
- a CDS encoding dicarboxylate/amino acid:cation symporter, which codes for MKGQNKLFVFIIIALVVGVIMGGVVHTRYPESSEGFSKNIKLLGTVFIRLVQMIIAPLVFTTLVVGIAKMSDVKMIGRVGTKAMLWFITASLVSLMIGLIFVNWLEPGRVMQLPKPAADAAGEMVAHSQGLSMEQFVTHIIPKSLFEAFATNEVLQIVVFSIMFGVALANMGEEYTKPIVRGLDICAHAILKMVGYIMWFAPLGVLGAIAAVVATNGFDIFKVYAIYLRDFFFALAILWLVLCIVGYMILGNRLFELLRRIKEPLLIAFSTTSSEAVFPKLVEELERFGCNNRIVSFILPLGYSFNLDGSMMYMTFAAIFIAQIYGIDMTLGQQVIMLLVLMLTSKGIAGVPRASLVIIVATCTMFGIPPEGIALILPIDHFCDMGRSMTNVLGNALATSAVSKWEGQLENHGGDL